A single Thermaerobacter sp. FW80 DNA region contains:
- a CDS encoding sulfite exporter TauE/SafE family protein yields the protein MSALLFLIGLAGGFFSGLLGLGGAILMVPLLLFVPPLFGFPALDMKQVAAITIVQVFFAALSGMVVHWRNRFVHKDLVLTMGGASALGALAGGLLSDLVNARALLLLFASIATLAGVLMFLPRREGDPDATADQVRFHRPLAVAIALAVGLVGGLVGAPGAFIYVPLMMYVLKIPTRVTLGSTLAIVLFTAAFGMAGKVATGQVDWPLALALVLGSVPGAQVGGYLSKRVRAGALRWMVAMVVWGSVVQMWRQALGG from the coding sequence ATGAGCGCCCTGCTCTTCCTGATCGGCCTGGCCGGCGGGTTCTTCTCGGGATTGCTGGGACTCGGCGGGGCGATCCTCATGGTTCCGCTGCTCCTGTTCGTCCCGCCGCTGTTCGGCTTCCCGGCCCTGGACATGAAGCAGGTGGCCGCCATCACCATCGTGCAGGTGTTCTTCGCGGCGCTGTCCGGCATGGTGGTCCACTGGCGCAACCGGTTCGTCCACAAGGACCTGGTCCTGACCATGGGAGGAGCCAGCGCCCTTGGCGCCCTGGCGGGCGGCCTGCTGTCCGACCTGGTGAACGCCCGCGCGTTGCTCCTTCTCTTCGCCAGCATCGCCACGCTGGCGGGCGTGCTGATGTTCCTGCCCCGCCGGGAGGGAGATCCGGACGCGACGGCGGACCAAGTCCGCTTCCATCGGCCGCTGGCCGTGGCCATCGCCCTGGCGGTGGGGTTGGTGGGCGGGCTCGTCGGGGCGCCGGGCGCCTTCATCTACGTGCCTCTCATGATGTACGTGCTCAAGATCCCGACGCGGGTCACCCTGGGCTCGACCCTGGCCATCGTCCTCTTCACCGCCGCCTTCGGCATGGCGGGCAAGGTGGCGACGGGGCAGGTCGACTGGCCGCTGGCGCTGGCGCTGGTGCTGGGTTCGGTCCCCGGCGCCCAGGTGGGGGGGTACCTATCGAAACGGGTCCGGGCCGGTGCGCTGCGCTGGATGGTCGCCATGGTGGTCTGGGGATCCGTCGTGCAAATGTGGCGCCAGGCCCTCGGCGGGTAA
- a CDS encoding YncE family protein: MSADGKYVAVANTLDDEVIIIDTATDQIVHRVGNVPKPVNVEFLGKTHVIATGNRADGSFSFIDADKGQLIKTVKTGGGANIAYYGPDGNVWVNHNGAQHISVLDFATFEVIKEIPVVQNPHWIYFSPDGKTAYVTNWGANSISIIDVEKMERIKDVAVGLNPNGMAAWR, encoded by the coding sequence ATGTCGGCCGACGGCAAGTACGTGGCCGTCGCCAATACCCTGGATGATGAAGTGATCATCATCGACACGGCGACGGACCAGATTGTCCACCGGGTCGGGAACGTGCCCAAGCCGGTGAACGTGGAGTTCCTTGGCAAGACCCACGTCATCGCCACCGGCAATCGTGCCGACGGCTCCTTCTCTTTCATCGACGCGGACAAGGGCCAGCTGATCAAGACCGTCAAGACGGGCGGCGGGGCCAACATCGCCTACTACGGTCCCGACGGCAACGTGTGGGTGAACCACAACGGCGCCCAGCACATCAGCGTGCTGGACTTCGCGACCTTCGAGGTCATCAAGGAGATCCCGGTCGTCCAGAACCCGCACTGGATCTACTTCTCGCCGGACGGGAAGACCGCCTACGTCACCAACTGGGGCGCCAACTCGATCTCCATCATCGATGTGGAGAAGATGGAACGCATCAAGGACGTGGCGGTGGGTCTCAACCCCAACGGCATGGCTGCATGGCGCTGA
- a CDS encoding cytochrome c, which translates to MALKSNVPPDVIARWQANKDQAKEVIAKAARLVMPEPRSEAEALFFQKCTICHDVGRIIRNNARGDQWDAIVEKMRGNGAPIDDREAKIIAEYLKSDQHRSLDIKTELQIEEPLDPAKECDDDPAMP; encoded by the coding sequence ATGGCGCTGAAGTCCAACGTCCCCCCGGACGTCATCGCCCGGTGGCAGGCGAACAAGGACCAGGCCAAGGAGGTCATCGCCAAGGCCGCCAGGCTGGTGATGCCGGAGCCCCGCTCGGAGGCCGAGGCGTTGTTCTTCCAGAAGTGCACGATCTGCCATGACGTGGGCCGTATCATCCGCAACAACGCCCGGGGTGACCAGTGGGACGCCATTGTGGAGAAGATGCGGGGCAACGGGGCTCCCATCGACGACCGGGAGGCCAAGATCATAGCCGAGTATCTCAAGAGCGACCAGCACCGCAGCCTCGACATCAAGACCGAACTCCAGATCGAAGAGCCGTTGGACCCGGCCAAGGAGTGTGACGACGATCCCGCGATGCCTTAG
- a CDS encoding IS1182 family transposase produces the protein MAYNFRPVNRDQLYLLPPSLRDWLPEDHLAWFLIDAVEQMDLRAFYEKYRADGWGGESYDPTMMVTLLLYAYCVGERSSRRIERLCLEDVAFRVITANQKPDHVTIARFRQRHARELAELFTQVLRLCREAGLGKVGVVALDGTKMKANASLAANRTYDAIRQEVEKMLREAEATDREEDERYGPGRRGDELPEELRHRASRLERLKACKRRLEEEAAREAARQQARIDERKAQEQATGKKRRGRKPKAPDPSVDPAAKANITDPDSRILKTRQGFVQGYNAQAVVSEDQLIVAAAVTQDANDVGQLHPMLQQAQANLRAAGVDEPIRAVVADAGYWSEANVKQAPAEGPELFLATSKEWKHRQAVKDAPPPRGRIPKGLSLRERMERKLRTRRGQAIYAKRSQTVEPVFGQIKAVRGADRFLRRGLAACDSEWKLLCLTHNLLKLWRRVTERSASLPFRCTAAAPA, from the coding sequence ATGGCCTACAACTTCCGCCCGGTGAACCGTGACCAACTGTACCTGCTTCCACCGAGCCTTCGCGACTGGCTGCCTGAGGACCATCTGGCCTGGTTCCTGATCGATGCGGTGGAGCAGATGGACCTGCGGGCCTTTTACGAGAAGTACCGCGCCGACGGCTGGGGTGGAGAGAGTTACGACCCGACCATGATGGTGACGCTGCTGCTGTACGCCTACTGCGTCGGCGAGCGGTCGAGCCGGCGGATCGAGCGGTTGTGCCTCGAGGACGTGGCCTTCCGGGTGATCACCGCCAACCAGAAGCCGGATCACGTGACCATCGCCCGCTTCCGCCAGCGCCATGCGCGGGAACTGGCCGAGCTGTTCACGCAGGTGCTGCGGCTGTGCCGCGAGGCGGGGCTCGGGAAGGTGGGCGTGGTCGCCCTTGACGGGACGAAGATGAAGGCCAACGCCTCGCTGGCGGCCAACCGAACCTACGATGCGATTCGCCAGGAAGTGGAGAAGATGCTCCGGGAAGCGGAGGCCACGGACCGAGAAGAAGATGAGCGGTACGGCCCCGGGCGTCGTGGGGACGAGTTGCCGGAGGAGCTGCGCCACCGTGCGAGCCGGCTGGAGCGGCTAAAGGCATGCAAGCGGCGGCTGGAGGAAGAGGCGGCCCGGGAAGCCGCCCGGCAGCAGGCCCGCATCGACGAACGGAAGGCCCAGGAGCAGGCGACCGGCAAGAAGCGGCGGGGGCGGAAGCCGAAGGCGCCGGATCCCTCGGTGGATCCGGCAGCCAAGGCCAACATCACGGATCCGGACAGCCGGATCCTGAAGACCCGGCAGGGCTTTGTGCAAGGGTACAACGCCCAGGCGGTGGTGAGCGAAGACCAACTCATCGTGGCCGCGGCGGTGACGCAGGACGCCAACGACGTGGGCCAACTGCACCCGATGCTCCAGCAGGCGCAAGCCAACCTCCGGGCCGCGGGCGTGGACGAGCCCATCCGGGCCGTGGTGGCCGATGCGGGGTACTGGAGCGAGGCGAACGTGAAGCAGGCGCCGGCCGAAGGGCCGGAGCTGTTCCTGGCGACGAGCAAGGAGTGGAAGCATCGTCAGGCGGTGAAGGATGCACCCCCTCCGCGGGGCCGGATCCCCAAGGGGCTGAGCCTGCGGGAGCGGATGGAACGCAAGCTGCGGACCCGGCGAGGGCAGGCGATCTACGCCAAGCGCAGCCAGACCGTGGAGCCGGTGTTTGGGCAGATCAAGGCCGTGCGAGGCGCCGACCGGTTCCTGCGTCGCGGTCTGGCGGCGTGTGACAGCGAGTGGAAGCTGCTCTGCTTGACCCACAACTTGCTGAAGCTCTGGCGAAGGGTGACGGAGAGATCCGCGTCCTTACCCTTTCGTTGCACTGCTGCGGCGCCGGCGTAG
- a CDS encoding cytochrome c oxidase subunit II, with protein MVVHVDRYEKMWIWVSAAFQLALVLVLAYTTFGMGIRLPGSGDAHAAGVDHRTAAPARVTANDPPFTSPGVRAVGPNRYEVVMTAQAFGYEPNEIRIPRGATVDFVVTSKDVIHGFMIPGTTVNTMIIPGQVTHVQYTFDEPGEYTFFCHEYCGIGHHVMSGRIVVE; from the coding sequence ATGGTCGTGCACGTCGACCGCTACGAAAAGATGTGGATCTGGGTCAGCGCAGCCTTCCAGCTCGCGCTTGTTCTGGTGCTGGCGTACACCACCTTCGGCATGGGCATTCGCCTGCCCGGTTCGGGTGACGCCCACGCGGCCGGCGTCGACCACCGGACGGCGGCGCCGGCACGCGTGACGGCGAATGATCCGCCCTTCACCTCACCGGGAGTTCGTGCCGTAGGGCCCAACCGGTATGAGGTCGTCATGACGGCGCAGGCCTTCGGATACGAGCCCAACGAGATCCGCATTCCCCGGGGTGCGACGGTCGACTTCGTGGTGACGAGCAAGGACGTGATTCACGGTTTCATGATTCCAGGAACCACGGTGAACACGATGATCATCCCGGGCCAGGTGACCCACGTGCAATATACCTTCGACGAGCCGGGCGAGTACACGTTCTTCTGTCACGAGTACTGCGGGATCGGGCATCACGTGATGTCGGGCCGGATCGTCGTCGAATGA